The proteins below come from a single Dinghuibacter silviterrae genomic window:
- a CDS encoding ABC transporter permease, with protein sequence MQKNYLKTALRALWRKKTFTFLNVLGLSVGVGACLVLFLLIRYERSFDDWHPQRDRIYRVLSMWTGGPNGTDRNAGVPIPLVPAVREGFPQFSKVAAVWNIWGAQYTLEGTDKKFVVDNGVMYVEPALYDIFDFPWLAGQPSSLNQPYTMAIEASIATKWFGDWHDAIGKTVVMDHVHSYVITGVMKDHPRNTDLPISIALSYVSFKRHLEREWHDVNSSSTCYALLAPGQTIGRAATQIPAFDALHFKDEKGPQKSSIDFQPLRNIHFNTQVGTYNGYNISPTRLWALALIGAFLLLIACINFINLATAQSVSRAKEIGVRKVLGSTRSTLVFQFLGETALLTMFALLLGCILGEIGAKWLGRLLDMPLGMNAPSLLLFLPLLGIVITVLGGFYPGLVLSGFNPVEAIKSKITPKTVGGLSLRRVLVVFQFAIAQVLVIGTLVVLKQMDYFKTIPLGFNNKFIALVDMPGDSASLRKQAYVKQLVLQEPGVIDASLCSSPPSSGWIWENGFTFENRPKPENWSLSMKMADTNYYRTFGITLLAGRLPYPSDTTREYVVNELATRKLGFAHPADIIGKVVHVGHKMVPIVGVVRDFHSTSLQNELSPLALSTTASTFSTLAVRLDPGQIGSALKRIQADWERTYPEFVYHSVFMEDDMAQFYEGEEQTSKLFRVFAGIALLISCLGLYGLVSFMVVQRTKEVGIRKVLGASIQGIVYLFSREFTLLIGIAFAIAAPLGYYIMTQWLQGFYYRTPMGWVTFGLAIAGSLFIAWLAVGYKAIRAALANPVQSLRTE encoded by the coding sequence ATGCAGAAAAATTATTTGAAAACCGCCCTGCGCGCCCTCTGGAGGAAAAAGACCTTTACCTTCCTCAACGTCTTGGGTCTTTCCGTGGGGGTCGGGGCCTGCCTGGTCCTGTTTCTCCTTATCCGGTACGAACGCAGCTTCGACGACTGGCACCCTCAGCGGGACCGGATTTACCGCGTACTCTCGATGTGGACCGGGGGACCTAACGGTACCGACCGCAACGCCGGGGTACCCATCCCGCTCGTCCCGGCAGTCCGGGAAGGCTTCCCGCAGTTCTCAAAAGTTGCCGCGGTCTGGAACATCTGGGGCGCCCAATATACCCTGGAGGGAACAGACAAGAAGTTTGTCGTGGACAATGGCGTGATGTACGTTGAGCCGGCGCTGTACGACATATTCGACTTCCCCTGGCTGGCAGGACAACCGTCCTCCCTCAACCAACCCTATACGATGGCGATCGAAGCGTCGATAGCCACCAAATGGTTTGGAGACTGGCACGACGCCATCGGTAAGACCGTGGTGATGGACCATGTCCACAGTTATGTTATAACGGGTGTTATGAAGGATCATCCGAGGAATACGGACCTCCCCATTAGCATCGCCTTGTCGTATGTTTCTTTTAAACGGCACCTGGAGCGGGAATGGCATGATGTCAACAGCAGTTCGACCTGCTATGCGTTGCTCGCTCCCGGTCAGACGATTGGCCGTGCGGCCACACAGATACCCGCCTTTGACGCCCTGCACTTCAAGGACGAAAAGGGGCCCCAAAAATCGTCGATCGATTTTCAGCCGCTCCGGAACATTCACTTCAACACCCAGGTAGGCACGTACAACGGGTACAACATTTCTCCGACCCGGTTGTGGGCATTGGCCCTGATCGGCGCTTTCCTGCTCCTGATTGCGTGTATCAATTTTATCAATCTGGCCACCGCTCAATCGGTGAGCCGGGCCAAGGAGATCGGTGTCCGCAAAGTCCTGGGCAGCACCCGGTCCACCCTTGTCTTCCAGTTTCTCGGGGAGACCGCACTTCTTACTATGTTTGCGTTGCTCCTCGGTTGTATCCTGGGAGAAATCGGGGCCAAATGGCTGGGACGGCTGCTGGACATGCCCCTCGGCATGAATGCGCCCTCCCTGCTGTTGTTCCTGCCGTTGCTGGGGATCGTCATCACCGTCCTGGGGGGCTTTTATCCGGGGCTGGTATTGAGCGGGTTTAACCCCGTGGAGGCGATCAAGAGCAAGATCACCCCGAAAACCGTGGGAGGCCTGTCGCTCCGGCGCGTGCTCGTCGTCTTCCAGTTTGCCATCGCCCAGGTCCTGGTCATCGGGACCCTGGTGGTCCTCAAGCAAATGGACTATTTCAAGACCATACCCTTAGGGTTCAACAATAAGTTCATCGCCCTGGTGGACATGCCGGGCGATAGCGCGAGCCTTCGCAAACAGGCCTACGTCAAACAGCTCGTCCTACAGGAACCGGGCGTAATCGACGCCAGCCTTTGTTCGTCGCCCCCATCTTCCGGCTGGATCTGGGAGAACGGGTTTACGTTTGAAAACCGCCCGAAACCCGAAAACTGGTCCCTGAGCATGAAGATGGCCGATACCAACTATTACCGGACCTTTGGTATCACCCTGCTCGCCGGCCGGTTGCCCTATCCCAGCGATACGACACGGGAATATGTCGTCAACGAACTGGCGACGCGCAAACTCGGCTTTGCTCATCCCGCCGATATTATCGGCAAGGTCGTCCACGTGGGGCACAAGATGGTCCCTATCGTCGGTGTCGTCCGTGACTTTCACAGCACCTCCCTTCAAAACGAACTGTCGCCCTTGGCCCTGTCCACAACGGCCAGCACCTTCAGTACGCTGGCCGTCCGCCTGGACCCCGGGCAGATCGGGTCTGCGCTCAAAAGGATACAGGCCGATTGGGAGCGGACCTACCCGGAATTCGTCTACCATTCCGTTTTTATGGAAGACGATATGGCGCAGTTCTACGAGGGCGAAGAACAGACCTCCAAACTCTTCAGGGTATTTGCAGGGATTGCGTTGCTGATCTCCTGCCTGGGTCTTTATGGCCTGGTGTCCTTTATGGTCGTACAGCGGACCAAAGAAGTGGGGATCCGGAAGGTCCTGGGCGCTTCGATCCAGGGCATTGTGTATCTTTTCTCCCGGGAATTCACGCTGCTCATTGGTATAGCCTTCGCCATCGCCGCGCCGCTGGGATATTATATCATGACCCAATGGCTCCAGGGGTTTTATTATCGAACCCCTATGGGATGGGTAACCTTCGGGCTGGCGATCGCCGGCTCCCTTTTTATTGCATGGCTCGCAGTGGGATATAAAGCCATCCGGGCCGCGCTCGCCAACCCGGTACAAAGCCTCCGAACAGAATAA
- a CDS encoding ABC transporter permease, which produces MLKTTLRSLWRRKTFTFLNILGLSVGMGACLVLFLLIRYERSYDTYHTKLDRIYRVTTAYTEGPDGNQFFQGVPVPLVASLRQAFPQFEKVAAVDGALNSQFTIPAPGGDKKIRDDAGVFYAEAGIFDIIDQPWLAGEPATALAEPNTIALDASVATAWFGDWKDAMGKTILLNHALPLKITGIMTDPPGNTDLPMRMVMSFATDPDATNTNWHNTNGKFNCFALLKKGEDIRQVAASMPAFAGKYFDNKSPGQKTSYYCQPLRAIHADVTMGSYSGKKAPTPMLWALGIIGAFLVLIACINFVNLATAQSASRAKEIGVRKVLGSPRIRLVGQFLGETGMIAFFSLLLACIIAELALPYFRNLLHEDISFRIVPLFLLGIWLAVTVLGGLYPAFVITGTDPVRAIKNTLASPKGLFLRRLLVVSQFVIAQLLMIGTIIVIQQFHYLRTMPLGFDKDAEALVRVPQDSLSKAHYAYLKNRVLGIPGVLDASLCSDPPSSRRTMTSSFSFKGKQQDFDIVIRRVDPDFLRTFHIDLAAGRLPFANDTPREYLVNETTAHELGYRHAADILGQSIDVMGGRYPVVGIVRDYNSGTPMNRIPPLILSPQLSSYEYLALRFDPSRVGDVMKTVRATWEETFPQDAYEQEFLDEKIAQYFTMQTATEKLIAVFAGIAILVSCLGLYGLVAFMVVQKTKEVGIRKVLGATVRSILVLFSREFTLLICLAFLIAAPIGYILMNKLLQSMDNRIHIGWDVFAWVIGSSILFAWMTVGYRAVRAALANPIKALQYE; this is translated from the coding sequence ATGCTCAAAACGACCCTGCGCTCCCTTTGGAGGAGAAAAACATTTACCTTTCTGAACATCCTCGGCCTGTCGGTGGGCATGGGGGCGTGCCTGGTACTTTTCCTGCTGATCCGCTACGAGCGCAGCTACGACACCTACCACACCAAGCTGGACCGCATCTACCGGGTGACGACGGCGTATACGGAAGGCCCGGACGGGAACCAGTTTTTTCAGGGCGTGCCGGTTCCCCTGGTGGCCTCGCTGCGCCAGGCGTTTCCCCAATTCGAAAAAGTCGCCGCTGTCGATGGTGCGCTCAATTCCCAGTTCACCATCCCCGCCCCGGGTGGGGACAAAAAAATCCGGGACGACGCGGGCGTCTTTTACGCTGAAGCCGGCATCTTCGACATCATCGACCAGCCGTGGCTGGCCGGGGAACCCGCCACCGCCCTGGCGGAACCCAATACCATCGCCCTCGACGCCAGCGTGGCGACCGCCTGGTTTGGGGACTGGAAGGACGCCATGGGAAAAACGATCCTGTTAAACCATGCCCTTCCTTTAAAAATTACCGGCATCATGACCGATCCCCCGGGCAACACGGATCTGCCCATGCGGATGGTTATGTCCTTTGCCACCGACCCGGACGCCACCAATACCAATTGGCACAATACCAATGGCAAGTTCAATTGCTTTGCGCTCCTCAAAAAGGGAGAGGACATCCGCCAGGTGGCCGCGTCCATGCCTGCCTTTGCCGGTAAATACTTTGACAACAAAAGTCCTGGGCAAAAGACCTCGTATTATTGCCAGCCCCTGCGTGCCATCCACGCCGACGTCACCATGGGATCTTATTCGGGGAAAAAAGCGCCTACCCCCATGTTGTGGGCGCTGGGTATCATCGGCGCCTTCCTGGTTCTGATCGCGTGTATCAACTTTGTCAACCTGGCCACGGCCCAGTCGGCCAGCCGGGCCAAAGAAATCGGCGTCCGGAAAGTGCTGGGGAGCCCGCGGATCCGCCTGGTCGGGCAATTCCTCGGGGAGACCGGTATGATCGCATTTTTTTCCCTCCTGCTGGCCTGTATCATTGCTGAACTGGCCTTGCCGTATTTCCGGAACCTGCTACACGAGGACATTTCCTTTCGTATCGTCCCCCTTTTCCTGTTGGGAATATGGCTGGCCGTGACGGTCCTTGGCGGACTCTACCCTGCTTTTGTCATCACCGGTACGGACCCGGTCCGCGCCATTAAAAATACCCTCGCCAGTCCCAAGGGGCTTTTCCTCCGGAGGCTGTTGGTTGTCTCCCAGTTTGTCATTGCCCAGTTGCTCATGATCGGTACGATCATCGTCATACAACAGTTTCATTATCTAAGGACAATGCCCCTGGGTTTCGATAAGGACGCGGAAGCCCTGGTGCGTGTGCCCCAGGACAGCCTTAGCAAGGCGCACTATGCCTACTTGAAGAACAGGGTCCTCGGCATACCGGGTGTACTTGACGCCAGTCTTTGCAGCGACCCGCCCTCGTCCAGGAGAACCATGACCAGCAGTTTCAGCTTCAAGGGCAAGCAACAGGATTTCGACATCGTTATCCGGCGGGTGGACCCGGATTTTTTGCGGACGTTTCATATCGATCTTGCAGCGGGGCGTCTGCCCTTTGCCAACGATACCCCCCGGGAATACCTGGTCAACGAAACGACCGCGCATGAGTTGGGTTATAGACACGCAGCGGATATCCTCGGTCAGTCCATCGACGTGATGGGTGGCCGCTACCCGGTCGTGGGGATCGTCCGGGATTATAACAGCGGAACCCCGATGAACCGGATTCCACCCCTCATTCTTTCACCGCAGCTTAGCAGCTACGAGTACCTCGCTTTGCGTTTCGATCCAAGCCGGGTGGGCGACGTCATGAAAACGGTTCGCGCGACCTGGGAAGAGACCTTTCCCCAAGACGCCTACGAACAGGAATTCCTGGACGAAAAAATCGCCCAGTATTTCACCATGCAGACCGCCACGGAAAAGCTCATTGCTGTTTTTGCCGGCATCGCGATCCTGGTCTCCTGTCTCGGTCTGTACGGGCTGGTGGCCTTTATGGTCGTCCAAAAGACAAAAGAAGTCGGTATACGGAAGGTGCTGGGCGCCACGGTCCGGAGCATCCTTGTTCTTTTCTCCCGGGAATTCACCCTGCTCATCTGCCTGGCCTTCCTGATCGCCGCGCCCATCGGGTATATCCTGATGAACAAGCTGCTCCAGTCGATGGATAACCGGATTCACATCGGTTGGGACGTCTTTGCCTGGGTGATCGGCTCCTCGATCCTGTTTGCCTGGATGACCGTCGGCTACCGGGCCGTCCGGGCGGCCCTGGCCAATCCCATCAAAGCCCTTCAATACGAATAG